ATCCTTATGGTCAAATTAATTCCCCCTCTTGATTATCACCGTGGCGACGGTTCCCTTACCTGGCGCAGAACGGCATATGAGTTCCCCTCCCGCTTGGGCCAATCTCTCTTTGAGGCCGAAAAGGCCAAAGGAATTGGTCGTTCCACGGTCCAGCTCTTTGGAATCGTAACCTACCCCTTTGTCCGACACAACCGCCACCAGATTCTGACCTCTGGTGATTAGTTTCACCTCCGCCCGATCGATCTGACCGTGTTTAGCCACGTTTATCAAAAGCTCTCTGACCGCCCTGAAAAGAAGTTCCCTTTGAGGTTTGTCCAGGTCATACCAGGACCGATCGTGGAATATTTGGACCGACAGGCCGTGGTCCTCTTTAAGCTTTTCACAGAGTCGCTCCAGCGCTGGGAGAAGCCCCAGCTCGTCCAGGAGGGGAGAAGCCAGCTCGAAGGTCATCGTTCTGGTCTCGTCGATAACCTGATTCACCAGGGAGATTGCCCCATCCAGGACCTCCGCCTCAGGCCCAAGGGATCTCTTGGCCAATCCCAGGCTTATCTTGACGGAGGCCAGGTTCTGACCTACTACGTCGTGAAGATAGGAGGCCATCTCCCTCCTTTTCTCCTGCTCCAATCGGTCCAGACGACCTATGAGATTCCGGAGCTGTCTGGCGTAAGCCCTCTCTCTTGCGCTCGCCTTTATCCGCTCCGAGATGTCCCTCATGACTATGAGAACCGTAGGTCCGTCGTCTTTGAATACCATCAAGTTCATCTCCACAGGGATATTCTCTCCCCAGGTTCTCCTGAGTCCACCTGTGAGGGACACAGGGGAATTAGAGTCATCGATAAGGGCCTCTATACGCTTTAAAGAGGTAGCGTTAAAAACGGTGGACAGAGGCATGCCTAGCAGATTTATCCCCCTTCTGCCGGTTATTTCCTCCGCCGCTGGATTGGCAAGATCCACCCTGTAACGCTGGTCCTTCCCCTGTCGGCATAGGAGCACCGCATCGCCTATGGAGTTTAGGATCCTGCGATAGCGGAAATCCCTCTCTTCCAGTATTTGACGGGACATTCGTCTCTCCGCTGTGACGTCCAAACCGGCGACGAGAACCTCTTTAGATGAAGGTCCATAGGGAACCACGTTAACGATCATAAATCGCTCCTCACCGTCCAACTCGAGGGTTATCTCCTGACCGTATAGACCGTACCCTTGATCCATAACGGCCTTGGCCAGAGAGACCACCACAGGGGCGTCCTTTAGAGCTAGACCTGACTTGTTGACCATTTCGACCGCTCCCTCGGTGACTAGAGAGATAGCGACAGGAGCACTCTCAAGGATAGCCCATATAGCCTCTTTTCTCCTTCGCAGTTCCTCCTGAAGCAGGACGGTAGAGGTCACGTCTCGTCCTACGGCCTGTATCTCCGATCCGGAGCTCCAGGCCCCTGGGACCTGCGACAGGTTCCACTTTATCCAGCGAGTCGAGTTAAGGAGACCTTGAGTCCATTGAGCCTCCTGGGACTCGTCAGAGGCCATCTCCCTGAGAACCGATCTGAGGCTGGAGCGATCATCAGGAGGCAAGAACTTTCGGAGAGATTCGCCGACTACCCTTTCTCTAGGGAGATCGAAAAAAACACAGTAGGCCCTGTTGACGAAGGTGACCGTCCAATCGGGGTTGAAGCGGATAACCAGCTCGGTCTGGGCCTCTACCACCGCCAGATAACGTCTTTCCGCCATAGCTAACTGCTCCCAGGCCCTCTCCCGAGAGGACATAAAAAGGGCGGTCAGCCACATAAGGACCAAAGCCGTCAGAAAGGACAGAGCTAATCTATAGGTCATGACCTGTTTAGAGGCAATCGGGGATATGGTTTTTACTAAAATCAGCTTTCTGGCCTGTACGGTGGCACTGTGCCACACCATAAGCCGATCGATATCTTTTCCGTAAGATCGATGGATTATATCATTCCTCAGATAGCCTAGATGATAAAAAAGGCCCTGACCGTCGGCGAAGACGTTTTTCCCCACCTCCGACGGATCTTTTGAGAACATAACCTGCCCTAGACCGTCCAGTATCCAGCTATCTCCGGTTTCTCCTATGTGATGGGCGAGGTGCCCCAGAAGCAGTTCCAGGTCCAAGGTGACGACGAAAACACCGGTAAAGGCTCCTTTGTACCACAGAGGATAGATCATTCCAAGGGTTTTAAGCCCAGGGGATACGGTAAAGGGGGCGACCCAGCCCTCCCTCCAGCTTTCGACGTGCCGACTCATGTAGAGTTCTCCCCAAGACCGAGCCTGCTGGAATATGGAGCGGTTTTTGGACGAGTGATGGTGAGCCAGGCCATCGTAGGCCACCCAGGAAAGGTCTAAGAGGGAGGGCAGATAGTTTCCCTCGTCGATAGCCAATCCCTCAAGGAGGGCAGACAGGTCGACCTGATCCCCCCAGTGGGCTACCTGGTTCGATAGGGATCTGAAGTGGGACAATGACATGGACAGCCGGTCGGATACCGATCGGGCGGCCAGAGAGAGATAATCCATCTCCCTGGCCGCCCGATAGTTTAAGAGCCTATCTCCGCTGAGATCGTCGATTAAACGATTTCCTCCGATAAATGTCACCAGGAGGATAATCACCGCAAAAGCGTAGGCCCTAGCGGTCATCGGGGGGCCTCGTAGGCCCTGGAGGTGACGGCGAGAAGATAGGTCTCTTTTCCTCTTTTACCCTCTAAGGTTATGGTTCCAGGGGTAACCGTACCGTCTTTAAAGACGACGATCCTCTCGGGCTGAAGGGACCAGGTGCCCGAGGGCAACTCAACCGACAGGGGAATTTCCTTTTCGGTCAGATCGAGGGTCTTTAACTCCCCTTTGCTAACCTCGAGAATAAGGGGACCTCCGTCCATGGCCATGCTCCTGACCTGGGCCATGTATCGATTTATGGACGATAGACCGTCAGGGTCTCTCGGAGCTATCCGTGAGACCACCAAGGTGGCCATGATTCCCATCAGTGCCACCACCAGCATCATCTCAAAGAGGGTGAATCCCCTTCGAGCCATGTCAGTCCCAGTTAGTTATGTCTTTTCCGTCTCCCTCGCCGCCCTCTTCGCCGTCGGCACCGCAGGAGAACAGGTCAAAGTCACCGTGGTCGCCGGGCTGACGGTAGATGAACTCCTTGCCCCATGGGTCGACGGGGAGCTTTTTGAGGTATCCCCCTTCTTTCCATCTTCTGGGCTCAGGGGAGGTGGTGGGCTTGGTTATAAGGGCCTCCAGGCCCTGTTCGGTGGTGGGATACATGCCGCTGTCCAGTTTGTACATATCGAGGGCCTGCTCTATCTCCCTTATCTGAACGTGGGTGGCGGTACGTTTGGCCTCTTCCCCTCGACCTACGACTTTAGGGGCCACCAGGGCGGCGAGCATGCCGATTATAACTACCACGACGAGAACCTCAACCAGGGTAAAGCCTGATCGTCTTTTCATCTTTCTACCTCCTTAAAAATTAGAACATCTCTAAAAAACTCACCTTTGAGTCCCCTCGAAGAGATCGTCCCGCCTACGCCCTGTTTCGCCCAATCGTATACTCGACCTGCCTGTTTCGTACGAACCACCTCAGAGGGCACGTCCTGTACCCCCTCGGCTTGGGGCGACGTCCTGTCGCCCCATTCGACTACACGACGGCATGTCGAGTATACGGGCTCAAATGGTCTACGTCGGAACGATCTCTTCGAGGATCAGAGTTTTGAGAGGTTCCTTTTAGCCAACGAAGCTGGATATGTCGAATATAGGCAGCAGTATGGCGACCACGACGAATCCTACCACCGTTCCCAGAAAGAGGACCATGATCGGCTCTATGAGGTTTGCCATCCTCTCCATGCTGGACTTGGCCCTCTCCCATCGGGTGAGGGATATCTGCTCCAGAGAGCCAGCCAGGTCTCCCCCCATCTCGCCGATTCGGACGAAGTATATCAGATCTTCGTCGAAGGTGCCGTCTTTCTCAAGGGCCTTTTCAAACCTGAGCCCCCCTTTTATCTGGTCCGAGACGGTTATCCATCTTTCTTTCTTTGGGTCCAGGACGGCGCTCATCCTGAGGGCCTGGACCAGAGGGATGCCGGACCTGATAAGCGACGAGAGATTGGAGGTAACCAGAGAGAGGACGATGTTTTCCTTTATGCCTTTAAACAGAGGGATTTTGAGCCTTACCCTGCCGGTCTTGACGAGGAAGAAAAGAACCAGAGCCCCCAGTAGAGCCGGTATCCCCGCCATCTGAAATAGCTCCGACAGGAATATGAGTATTCTGGTGGGCATAGGAAGGACCCTGCCCATGTCGGAGAATAGGACCGCCACTTTAGGGACAACGTAGGCCATGAGGAACCCTACGACGCCCAGCCCTACAGCCATCATTATTATAGGGTAGGTCATGGCGGACTGGAGCTTTCTCCTGAGGGATGCCTGCATGGAGTAGAGTCCCACCGCCTGTTGAAGCACCTGGTCCAAGGTCCCCCCCCTCTCGCCGGATTCGACCATGCTACATATGTTATCGTCGAAACATCCTGAGTCCCTGAGGGCGGAGGAGAGTCGCCTACCTCCCTCCACCGCCTGACGGAGGGATCCGTAGAGAAAGCCCAGTTTTTTTCCTCCCTGTCTCTCGAGGAGTTTCAGGGCTTCCGACAGAGGGAGACCGGCTTTCAGGTATGTCGCCAAAGATCGACAGAAGGTCTCGTGGTCATCCAGAGATAGGTGGCGAAGCCTTTTAGGACCGGAAGAGCTGTCCTCGGAGATCTCCACCACAACCAGTCCCTGAAGCGCCAGAGTCTCGGCGGCCTGCTGGGTTCCTGGTGCCTCTATTTTGCCTTTTTTCAGGTTTCCTTTGCCGTCGTAGGCACTGTATTTATATGAGGCCATTTTAGGCCTCCCCGGCTACTCGGATCAGCTCTTCTGGAGATGTTAAGCCCTGCTCCACCAGGCTTAGCCCTATGGACCAGAGGGTTCTGAAGCCCTGAGGCTCCGCCAGTGCCCTCATCTCCGAGGCCGGGGCGTTTCTGGCGATGGCCTCTCTGAGATCGTCGTCCACGAAGAGCTGTTCGTATATGCCCACTCGACCTCTGTATCCTGTGCCGGAGCATTTTGGACAGCCTACAGGCCCCCAGGCTTCGGTTACTCCCTGTCTGGCTAGAAGGGAGGGGATCTCCACGGTCCGCCTACAGTGGGGACAGAGCCGTCTCACCAGTCTCTGGGCCACCACCCCTACCAGCGATCCCGCCAGCAGGTAGGGCTCGACGCCCATATCCGCCAGTCTGGAGACGGCGCTTATGGAGTCGTTGGTGTGGAGGGTGGAGAGGACCAGGTGTCCGGTTAGAGACGCCTGAACCCCTATGTGGGCGGTATCGAAGTCCCTCATCTCCCCTATCATGACTATGTCCGGGTCCTGTCTAAGGATGGACCTAAGGGCGGAGGCGAAGGACATGCCCGCTTTTTCGTTTACCTGTATCTGGGCCACCCCGGGGAGATCGTACTCCACCGGGTCCTCGACGGTTATGACGTTCACCGAAGGTTTTGCCAGCTCCTGAAGTATGGCGTAGAGGCTGGTGGATTTTCCCGATCCTGTAGGGCCGGTGAAGAGAATCATGCCGTAGGGGCTTGCTATGATCCGGTTCATTATCTCAAGCTCCCGCTGGTCCATTCCCAGGTCCTTTAAGGTTAAGGCTCCGCCTCCTTTATCCAGGAGACGGAGGGCCATCCTCTCTCCGTGCTGGGTGGGAACCGAGTTGACACGGACGTCCACCGCCCTTCCACCTACGGTTATGCCGATTCTGCCGTCCTGAGGGGCCATGTGCTCCGCTATATCCATTCGGGCCATGACCTTTATCCTGCTGGTGAGAGGTGCCTGGTGGCTTCTGGGAAGTTTGAGCCTGTCCCTTAGAACTCCGTCTATTCTGAACCGAACTATGACCGAGTCCTCGTAGGGCTCGACGTGTATGTCGGTGGCCCTCTGTTTCATGGCGTCGGCGAAGAGACCGTTGACCAGCCTTATGACCGGCACGTCCACCGAGTCGCTTAGTACGTCCTCTCTGGCTAAGGCGTCTACGTCGTCTATGCCCTCCATGTCGTGGACGGCGTCGTCGGCGACGCCGCTCCTTATCTCGTAGAGCTCGTTTATCCTGTCCGCTATGTCGGAGGGATCGTATATCTCTACGTCCACCACCAGCCCTAGGGAGTACCCTAGGGCCTGGGCTCTATCGTATCTGTCAAGAGAGGGGACCGCCACCAAAAGCAGGTCGTCTTCCTTTCTGATCGGAAGGATTCCGTCCGCCCTGAGGCTGTCGAGGCTGACAGAGGAGGGAAGAAGGTCGGATATCACCGACGCGTGGGGCAAGGGTTCGCTCATTTTTGCTTCTTCACCGCCTCCTGATACATCTGATGGAATCTCCGGTTGACCTCGTTTTCCGCGTGGCTGAGACCGTGATCCTGGGACACGGCGATGGTGTGGGTCATTTTGGCGGCCTCCTCTGGGGTCTCCAGTATGTAGGGGGTCAGGAAAACCATGAGCTCGATCTTCTCCCTCTGCTTTACGGAGCTTTTGAAAAGCTCTCCCACAAGAGGTATATAGGACAGAATAGGAACCCTCTGCTTGAGGCTCTTCTCCGCTTCCTTGAGAAGCCCTCCGAGTATGACGGTCTCGCCGTTTCTCACCTGCACCGAGGTCTTTATCTCCCTTTTGGCGGTGACAGGGGTGGTGCTGGTCATGGCGCTCAGGACCTCCTCGGTGCTCTGTTCTATGTCCAACACCACCAGGTTTCCGCTCCTTATCCTTGGGGTGATAGTCAACTTAAGGCCGGTATCTTTGTACTCGTAGCTGTTTTGGACCGAGCTTGGGTTGGTTATGTCCGACGTGGCGGCCTTCAGCTGAGGTATGACCTGTCCGACGAGCAGAGAGCTTTCCTTATTGTCTGTACACATTAGCCTAGGCATGGACAGGACGTTTATGGCGTCGTATTTGTTGAGAAGCTGGACGTAGGCGTAGACCAGGGCGTTACCCTCGTAGGTAGTTACCCTTTCCCTGATACTTTTCGTTGAATCGTTTGGATCTGGAACAGTCTGCCACTCTTCCTTTTTGCTGAGATCTTTGAACCAGTCCACGAAGGTGGAGGGTACCCCTGTCCCTCCTAGTGCGGCGTTGGCGGCAAAAACGGTATTTCCAGCGACCTGGCCTCCCCAGGTGGCCCAGTCTATACCGGCGTTTTTCAGGTTGGTCAAGTTGACCTCTGCTATTAGACCTCTAACCATGACCTGTTTAGGCTGGGTGTCAAGCTGGTCGATTATCCCCACTAAGCTGGCATACTGATGCTCCGACGCGGCGAAGATGAGGCTGTTTGTGGGGCCGTCGAACACCACGGTGGTAGGCATTTTCCCCTCTTGGGAGGGTTGGAGACGGCTGGCGGCGGCCAGTATCTGGCTGAGCTGTTTGGAGACCTCCTCGGCGTCGGCGTTTTTGAGCCGATAGACGTGAAACTCGCTGGAGACCGGAGGCACATCAAGTTGAGCAACCATCTTTTTGGCGGAATCCAGGACATCCCTCTCCCCGACGAGGATAAGGGTTCTGCTCGATCCGTCCGCCAGGGCCCTTAAGCCACGAAAGGGGCCCATAGGATCCTGGGCCAGATTGGATAAATGCTGGGCCAGCAGATCGGTTACGGCGTTTTTGATAGGCACGACAGCGACCCGTCTTATTCCATCTGGGACATCCAGA
The sequence above is a segment of the Dethiosulfovibrio salsuginis genome. Coding sequences within it:
- the gspD gene encoding type II secretion system secretin GspD, with translation MLRKKTATLILAFMFCMPLSLMYSRDVIAQEQDTQDEQNLIAAAIAMREAGRVQFNFTDLDVVKFIRFMSELLQRNIIISPQVAGTVTVMSPRAVSLEEARKIMITTLTMNGLSLEDMGDYYKVLKGGVTQENQPYRGKGGPGYGEHYVNQVITLDFLTSIAAHKALAQAAGNSVKIMPMDEGNALLLSGQAQDVQRMVNLTRALDVPDGIRRVAVVPIKNAVTDLLAQHLSNLAQDPMGPFRGLRALADGSSRTLILVGERDVLDSAKKMVAQLDVPPVSSEFHVYRLKNADAEEVSKQLSQILAAASRLQPSQEGKMPTTVVFDGPTNSLIFAASEHQYASLVGIIDQLDTQPKQVMVRGLIAEVNLTNLKNAGIDWATWGGQVAGNTVFAANAALGGTGVPSTFVDWFKDLSKKEEWQTVPDPNDSTKSIRERVTTYEGNALVYAYVQLLNKYDAINVLSMPRLMCTDNKESSLLVGQVIPQLKAATSDITNPSSVQNSYEYKDTGLKLTITPRIRSGNLVVLDIEQSTEEVLSAMTSTTPVTAKREIKTSVQVRNGETVILGGLLKEAEKSLKQRVPILSYIPLVGELFKSSVKQREKIELMVFLTPYILETPEEAAKMTHTIAVSQDHGLSHAENEVNRRFHQMYQEAVKKQK
- a CDS encoding prepilin-type N-terminal cleavage/methylation domain-containing protein, giving the protein MARRGFTLFEMMLVVALMGIMATLVVSRIAPRDPDGLSSINRYMAQVRSMAMDGGPLILEVSKGELKTLDLTEKEIPLSVELPSGTWSLQPERIVVFKDGTVTPGTITLEGKRGKETYLLAVTSRAYEAPR
- the gspG gene encoding type II secretion system major pseudopilin GspG; this encodes MKRRSGFTLVEVLVVVVIIGMLAALVAPKVVGRGEEAKRTATHVQIREIEQALDMYKLDSGMYPTTEQGLEALITKPTTSPEPRRWKEGGYLKKLPVDPWGKEFIYRQPGDHGDFDLFSCGADGEEGGEGDGKDITNWD
- a CDS encoding PAS domain S-box protein, with product MTARAYAFAVIILLVTFIGGNRLIDDLSGDRLLNYRAAREMDYLSLAARSVSDRLSMSLSHFRSLSNQVAHWGDQVDLSALLEGLAIDEGNYLPSLLDLSWVAYDGLAHHHSSKNRSIFQQARSWGELYMSRHVESWREGWVAPFTVSPGLKTLGMIYPLWYKGAFTGVFVVTLDLELLLGHLAHHIGETGDSWILDGLGQVMFSKDPSEVGKNVFADGQGLFYHLGYLRNDIIHRSYGKDIDRLMVWHSATVQARKLILVKTISPIASKQVMTYRLALSFLTALVLMWLTALFMSSRERAWEQLAMAERRYLAVVEAQTELVIRFNPDWTVTFVNRAYCVFFDLPRERVVGESLRKFLPPDDRSSLRSVLREMASDESQEAQWTQGLLNSTRWIKWNLSQVPGAWSSGSEIQAVGRDVTSTVLLQEELRRRKEAIWAILESAPVAISLVTEGAVEMVNKSGLALKDAPVVVSLAKAVMDQGYGLYGQEITLELDGEERFMIVNVVPYGPSSKEVLVAGLDVTAERRMSRQILEERDFRYRRILNSIGDAVLLCRQGKDQRYRVDLANPAAEEITGRRGINLLGMPLSTVFNATSLKRIEALIDDSNSPVSLTGGLRRTWGENIPVEMNLMVFKDDGPTVLIVMRDISERIKASARERAYARQLRNLIGRLDRLEQEKRREMASYLHDVVGQNLASVKISLGLAKRSLGPEAEVLDGAISLVNQVIDETRTMTFELASPLLDELGLLPALERLCEKLKEDHGLSVQIFHDRSWYDLDKPQRELLFRAVRELLINVAKHGQIDRAEVKLITRGQNLVAVVSDKGVGYDSKELDRGTTNSFGLFGLKERLAQAGGELICRSAPGKGTVATVIIKRGN
- a CDS encoding GspE/PulE family protein; the encoded protein is MSEPLPHASVISDLLPSSVSLDSLRADGILPIRKEDDLLLVAVPSLDRYDRAQALGYSLGLVVDVEIYDPSDIADRINELYEIRSGVADDAVHDMEGIDDVDALAREDVLSDSVDVPVIRLVNGLFADAMKQRATDIHVEPYEDSVIVRFRIDGVLRDRLKLPRSHQAPLTSRIKVMARMDIAEHMAPQDGRIGITVGGRAVDVRVNSVPTQHGERMALRLLDKGGGALTLKDLGMDQRELEIMNRIIASPYGMILFTGPTGSGKSTSLYAILQELAKPSVNVITVEDPVEYDLPGVAQIQVNEKAGMSFASALRSILRQDPDIVMIGEMRDFDTAHIGVQASLTGHLVLSTLHTNDSISAVSRLADMGVEPYLLAGSLVGVVAQRLVRRLCPHCRRTVEIPSLLARQGVTEAWGPVGCPKCSGTGYRGRVGIYEQLFVDDDLREAIARNAPASEMRALAEPQGFRTLWSIGLSLVEQGLTSPEELIRVAGEA
- a CDS encoding type II secretion system F family protein, with protein sequence MASYKYSAYDGKGNLKKGKIEAPGTQQAAETLALQGLVVVEISEDSSSGPKRLRHLSLDDHETFCRSLATYLKAGLPLSEALKLLERQGGKKLGFLYGSLRQAVEGGRRLSSALRDSGCFDDNICSMVESGERGGTLDQVLQQAVGLYSMQASLRRKLQSAMTYPIIMMAVGLGVVGFLMAYVVPKVAVLFSDMGRVLPMPTRILIFLSELFQMAGIPALLGALVLFFLVKTGRVRLKIPLFKGIKENIVLSLVTSNLSSLIRSGIPLVQALRMSAVLDPKKERWITVSDQIKGGLRFEKALEKDGTFDEDLIYFVRIGEMGGDLAGSLEQISLTRWERAKSSMERMANLIEPIMVLFLGTVVGFVVVAILLPIFDISSFVG